In Zingiber officinale cultivar Zhangliang chromosome 6A, Zo_v1.1, whole genome shotgun sequence, a single genomic region encodes these proteins:
- the LOC121995266 gene encoding uncharacterized protein LOC121995266: protein MLRACKESKISKSQARVFFPISRREGGFVRRSHLSPRSRSSLSRREASLLSLLPLSLISFSTVAPPSLADKLLYRRSSLSRREACRLPLPSLLPLSPRSLPFRSLSSLSRRRRNNFTETQDNLLDCGQRTLVCVSRSTKNPGRQYYSCRQHGWQKWVTPDTSSSSNIESEHNAFHGHNPRIIQVPKFIWISVMVNLILLAIILIVLLVYLVS from the exons ATGCTGCGCGCCTGCAAA GAAAGCAAAATATCAAAGTCGCAGGCTAGGGTTTTTTTTCCCATCTCTCGCCGCGAAGGAGGTTTCGTGCGTCGTTCCCATCTCTCGCCGCGAAGTCGCTCCTCCCTCTCTCGCCGAGAAGCTTCCCTACTGTCGCTCCTCCCTCTCTCGCTGATAAGCTTCTCTACCGTCGCTCCTCCCTCTCTCGCCGATAAGCTTCTCTACCGTCGCTCCTCCCTCTCTCGCCGAGAAGCTTGCCGCCTCCCTCTACCGTCGCTCCTCCCTCTCTCGCCGAGAAGCTTGCCGTTTCGCagtctctcctccctctctcgccgCCGTAGGAACAACTTCACCGAGACGCAAGACAACCTCCT GGACTGCGGACAAAGAACATTGGTGTGTGTTTCTAGATCAACCAAGAATCCTGGAAGACAGTATTACAGCTGTAGGCAACATGGATGGCAAAAGTGGGTGACGCCCGATACTAGTTCATCTAGTAATATTGAAAGTGAACACAATGCTTTTCATGGACATAACCCAAGAATAATCCAAGTACCGAAATTCATTTGGATATCAGTGATGGTCAACTTGATTCTCTTAGCCATAATCTTGATTGTGTTGTTAGTTTATCTTGTTAGTTAG